Proteins co-encoded in one Saprospira grandis genomic window:
- the mqnC gene encoding cyclic dehypoxanthinyl futalosine synthase, with the protein MNVSDLLHRALQLEELSIEEGVFLLEEASTAELMYVGNRLRQHHVPNDVVTWIIDRNSNTTNVCIANCKFCNFFRRPGHEESYITSIDTYKRKIDELMEYGGQQLLLQGGHHPDLGIDYYCDLFKELKSLYPTLKLHALGPPEIAHIAKIDQLSHTEVLSRLKEAGLDSLPGAGAEILNDRVRRRISRGKCGGQEWLDVMRAAHQLHLTTSATMMFGHIETNYERMEHLVWLREVQNEKPKDAKGFLAFIPWPFMDEDTILSRLKIKRRDVSGDEYIRMIALSRIMLPNVTNIQASWLTVGKQVAQACLHAGANDFGSIMIEENVVSAAGAAFRFTAQGIQDAIREAGFRPQLRNQEYEYLELPENIRQQELDKNTMIVD; encoded by the coding sequence ATGAATGTAAGCGATTTATTGCATAGAGCCCTGCAACTAGAAGAGCTCAGTATTGAGGAGGGTGTTTTTTTGCTCGAAGAGGCAAGCACCGCCGAGTTGATGTATGTGGGCAACCGCCTGCGCCAACATCATGTCCCTAATGATGTGGTGACTTGGATTATCGACCGCAACTCGAACACCACCAACGTCTGTATTGCCAACTGTAAGTTCTGTAATTTCTTCCGCCGCCCTGGCCATGAGGAGTCATATATTACCTCTATAGACACTTACAAGCGCAAAATTGATGAGTTGATGGAGTATGGCGGCCAGCAGTTGCTTTTGCAAGGTGGACACCATCCCGATTTGGGCATTGATTACTATTGTGATCTGTTTAAGGAGCTCAAATCGCTTTATCCTACGCTCAAATTGCATGCTTTGGGCCCACCCGAAATCGCGCATATCGCCAAAATTGATCAGCTTTCGCATACAGAAGTGCTCAGCCGCCTCAAAGAAGCGGGCCTAGATTCTTTGCCTGGGGCGGGTGCCGAAATTCTCAATGATCGGGTGCGTCGCCGTATTTCTCGCGGAAAATGCGGGGGCCAAGAGTGGCTAGATGTGATGCGGGCTGCGCATCAATTGCATCTGACGACCAGCGCCACCATGATGTTTGGCCATATCGAGACCAATTATGAGCGCATGGAGCATTTGGTTTGGTTGAGAGAGGTGCAAAACGAAAAACCCAAGGATGCCAAGGGCTTTTTGGCCTTTATTCCTTGGCCATTTATGGATGAAGACACCATTTTGTCTCGCCTGAAAATCAAACGCCGAGATGTGAGCGGCGATGAATATATCCGCATGATTGCCCTCAGCCGCATTATGTTGCCCAATGTGACCAATATTCAGGCCTCTTGGCTGACCGTTGGCAAACAGGTGGCCCAGGCTTGCCTACATGCTGGCGCCAACGATTTTGGAAGCATCATGATTGAGGAAAATGTGGTTTCTGCCGCTGGTGCTGCCTTCCGATTTACGGCCCAAGGGATTCAAGACGCCATCCGCGAGGCGGGTTTCCGTCCGCAATTGCGCAATCAGGAATATGAGTATTTAGAACTACCCGAAAATATTCGTCAACAAGAATTGGATAAAAATACCATGATTGTCGATTAA